One segment of Candidatus Nitrospira nitrosa DNA contains the following:
- a CDS encoding OmpA family protein: MIRTTKILSCAFLVALAVNGHVSSLAAATHSLEERQPADVRSDGGQPSLLATLVTLVMPGDAPPGQQDGQKTSSAQQVASSDDPALVSAITPMTSITIDVPPQSQPEEAEAAAAKEKEKADADIEQEKARLELLLQQLTAKEKELSLLREKTTAAATQLNAEKTRAEALEAQLNQKEQELSGICTQRDTHQQMSQELNRTKSSLELARQQVADIDRQFSISNDQLDVAMQRIADLDLQLVAKDQELKTELASRDSQLVQAKRILASVGKSLPKPAKITPSMKNAFPQQAVARLSPGLTKVNEQLTAALKEELKRGTVVMEQRGDKLTLALASGELFGVGRVTMTTAGASLVKRIGVALRKFRPESIEVAGHTDSIPVKYNPKRPFKDNAELSQFRAENASRALIKGGLGADRVRAIGYADSKPVATNDTEEGRTKNRRVEIIVTQSGPPIASSDEQPSGTRAAAPLGAVVQKVATR; the protein is encoded by the coding sequence ATGATAAGGACAACGAAAATTCTCTCTTGTGCCTTTCTCGTCGCCCTTGCGGTGAATGGACATGTGTCGAGCCTGGCGGCAGCCACTCATTCCTTGGAGGAGAGGCAGCCGGCTGATGTTCGATCGGATGGTGGGCAGCCCTCTCTTCTCGCCACGCTCGTGACCCTTGTGATGCCGGGAGACGCACCTCCTGGGCAGCAAGACGGCCAGAAGACATCCTCTGCTCAACAAGTTGCCTCTTCTGATGACCCTGCCCTTGTGTCGGCCATTACCCCCATGACGTCCATTACCATCGATGTACCCCCCCAGAGTCAACCGGAGGAAGCGGAGGCCGCGGCGGCAAAAGAGAAGGAAAAGGCTGACGCGGACATCGAGCAGGAAAAAGCTCGCCTTGAACTGCTCCTGCAACAGCTGACGGCTAAGGAAAAGGAACTGTCTCTTCTACGAGAAAAGACCACCGCAGCAGCCACTCAGTTGAATGCGGAAAAAACCCGTGCGGAGGCCTTGGAAGCGCAACTCAATCAGAAAGAGCAGGAACTCTCGGGAATCTGCACGCAGCGAGACACCCACCAACAGATGTCTCAGGAGCTGAACCGGACCAAGAGCAGTCTGGAGTTGGCCAGGCAACAGGTCGCCGATATCGATCGCCAATTTTCGATCAGCAACGACCAGCTTGATGTTGCCATGCAGCGTATCGCAGACCTCGACCTGCAGTTGGTGGCCAAGGACCAAGAGTTGAAAACGGAACTCGCCAGCCGCGACTCGCAACTCGTCCAGGCCAAGCGCATCTTGGCAAGCGTGGGGAAGAGCCTGCCGAAACCGGCTAAGATAACGCCCTCTATGAAGAATGCCTTTCCACAACAGGCCGTTGCGCGCCTCTCACCTGGGCTCACCAAGGTTAATGAACAGTTGACGGCTGCCCTCAAGGAGGAACTGAAACGAGGCACCGTGGTGATGGAGCAACGCGGTGACAAGCTTACGCTCGCATTGGCTTCAGGAGAACTCTTCGGCGTAGGACGAGTGACCATGACGACGGCAGGCGCCTCCTTGGTCAAGCGCATCGGTGTAGCCTTGCGTAAATTCCGTCCTGAGAGCATCGAAGTGGCCGGGCATACCGACAGTATCCCCGTCAAATATAATCCTAAGCGTCCGTTTAAGGATAACGCTGAGCTGTCCCAGTTTCGCGCTGAAAACGCCAGCCGCGCGTTGATCAAAGGTGGACTGGGTGCCGATCGCGTCAGGGCCATCGGCTATGCTGACTCCAAACCCGTTGCGACGAACGATACGGAGGAAGGCCGGACCAAGAACCGGCGCGTTGAGATCATCGTGACTCAATCAGGCCCGCCGATCGCCTCCTCAGACGAGCAGCCTTCCGGAACCCGAGCTGCCGCCCCATTAGGGGCCGTGGTTCAAAAAGTCGCAACTCGCTGA
- a CDS encoding DUF805 domain-containing protein: MNADIGEADINTGDRISRSSRELAIQLAWLLFSIEGRLGRRQYFLSIFFVSGVPLLGYFGFISFAGSGITTISDPFNSNRSADEWLTSVAFIPAAAVWAWASLATTFKRLHDFGKSTGTFMVIAVISLIPGASGLAFFYLLLNPGDSHANKYGEGPGWNSWSRERDFGTRSWL; encoded by the coding sequence ATGAATGCTGACATCGGAGAGGCTGACATCAATACCGGGGATCGCATTTCGCGTTCATCACGTGAGCTGGCAATCCAATTGGCATGGCTGCTATTTTCAATTGAGGGCAGACTGGGTCGTCGCCAGTATTTCTTGTCCATATTTTTTGTCTCGGGCGTCCCTTTATTGGGATATTTCGGTTTTATCTCCTTTGCTGGTTCTGGTATTACCACCATATCAGACCCATTTAATTCAAATAGGTCAGCTGACGAATGGCTAACTTCGGTGGCATTTATTCCAGCAGCTGCAGTGTGGGCTTGGGCAAGCCTAGCTACTACGTTCAAGCGGCTTCATGATTTTGGAAAGTCCACTGGAACCTTCATGGTCATAGCCGTTATCAGCTTGATCCCTGGTGCTAGCGGATTAGCATTTTTCTATTTGCTTCTCAATCCGGGCGACTCGCATGCCAACAAATATGGGGAAGGGCCTGGATGGAATAGCTGGAGCAGAGAGAGGGATTTTGGAACTCGGTCATGGCTATAA